A window from Gottschalkiaceae bacterium SANA encodes these proteins:
- a CDS encoding 2-oxoacid:acceptor oxidoreductase family protein produces MLERAIFAGFGGQGVMSMGKLLTYAGMIEGKEVSWLPSYGPEMRGGTANCSVIVSDALIGSPVITNDATCLIAMNLPSLVKFEEDVVAGGVIFVNSSLIERKVERDDVHAYYVPANQIANELGNLKVANMVMLGAYLKAMHPVKDESIIETFHKLFTGAKEKLIPMNEEALQRGADCL; encoded by the coding sequence ATGCTAGAGAGAGCGATATTTGCAGGATTTGGCGGACAAGGTGTCATGTCCATGGGAAAACTATTGACCTATGCAGGAATGATTGAGGGAAAAGAGGTTTCTTGGCTTCCTTCTTACGGACCTGAAATGCGTGGTGGAACGGCGAACTGTAGCGTGATTGTTTCCGATGCACTTATTGGATCGCCTGTAATTACCAACGATGCAACCTGTTTGATTGCTATGAATCTTCCTTCCTTAGTGAAATTCGAGGAAGACGTAGTAGCGGGCGGTGTGATTTTCGTCAACTCTTCATTGATTGAACGAAAGGTAGAACGAGATGATGTTCATGCCTATTATGTGCCTGCCAATCAAATTGCCAACGAATTGGGAAATTTGAAAGTGGCGAATATGGTTATGCTGGGTGCTTATTTGAAGGCTATGCATCCCGTAAAAGATGAATCGATTATTGAAACCTTCCATAAACTCTTTACTGGAGCCAAAGAAAAATTGATTCCAATGAATGAGGAAGCCTTGCAACGAGGTGCAGATTGCTTGTAA
- a CDS encoding thiamine pyrophosphate-dependent enzyme, whose amino-acid sequence MDVVFQKTKGLTDKPFSYCPGCTHGIIHRLVAECLEELNLLDEVIGVAPVGCSVFAYDFFNCDMHEAAHGRAPAVATGIKRVHPDHPVFTYQGDGDLASIGTAEIVHVAHRGEKITTIFVNNAIYGMTGGQMAPTTLVGQKATTAPYGRDAALCGNPIRMSEMLATIDGAVFVERVAVNTPANIRKAKKAIKKAFEVQLQGLGFGIVEVLSTCPTNWGLTPVESLNWLEKNMIPYYPLGNFKSPKEEV is encoded by the coding sequence ATGGATGTCGTATTTCAAAAAACAAAGGGATTGACAGATAAACCGTTTAGCTATTGTCCAGGTTGTACCCATGGTATCATCCACCGTCTGGTTGCGGAGTGTTTAGAAGAGCTAAACTTGCTGGATGAAGTGATTGGTGTTGCACCAGTTGGTTGTTCTGTTTTTGCATATGATTTCTTTAATTGTGATATGCATGAAGCTGCCCACGGTCGTGCGCCGGCAGTAGCGACAGGAATCAAGCGTGTACATCCGGATCATCCGGTATTTACCTATCAGGGCGATGGTGACTTGGCATCGATCGGAACTGCCGAAATCGTTCATGTGGCTCATCGTGGAGAAAAAATTACAACAATCTTCGTGAATAACGCTATTTATGGAATGACCGGAGGACAGATGGCACCAACTACCCTTGTGGGACAAAAAGCGACAACGGCTCCATATGGCCGAGATGCAGCTCTTTGCGGAAATCCAATACGGATGTCCGAGATGCTGGCAACCATTGATGGAGCGGTTTTTGTTGAACGTGTCGCAGTCAATACGCCTGCAAACATTCGAAAAGCAAAAAAAGCGATAAAAAAAGCTTTTGAGGTACAACTTCAAGGCTTGGGATTCGGAATTGTTGAAGTTTTATCGACCTGTCCGACAAACTGGGGATTAACACCAGTGGAATCTTTGAACTGGCTAGAGAAAAACATGATTCCATATTATCCGTTGGGGAACTTTAAATCACCAAAGGAGGAAGTGTAA
- a CDS encoding KamA family radical SAM protein: MKMETPSGWMTRIDQIPNISTLRRDDREKLACVIQNYPMRVTDYYSSLIDWDDPEDPIRKLSLPSLMETDEAGELDTSGEASNTKFEGLQHKYETTALVLSTNVCYMYCRHCFRKRMVGSSQEEINRRLNETVHYIQNHKEINNVLITGGDAFALSNQQIKRYLAALTEVETLDYIRFGTRTPVVYPSRITDDLELLSILRTYRKKKAIWVVTQFNHPRELTAEAISSIEALLACGIQVNNQMVLLKGVNDDPKIIADLMKRLIHHGVNPYYIFQCRPVKAVKNQFQVSMTETSRLVEEAKAHLDGFSKRFKLIMSHPRGKIEILGQAEGRMLYRFHQAKHEDDQGRFFSTEIVEDARWLNEDLKPIK, translated from the coding sequence ATGAAAATGGAAACCCCTTCTGGCTGGATGACCCGGATCGATCAGATACCGAATATATCTACCTTGCGTCGTGACGATCGAGAAAAACTAGCGTGTGTTATTCAAAACTATCCTATGCGTGTCACGGATTATTATTCTTCGTTGATCGATTGGGATGATCCTGAGGATCCCATTCGAAAATTATCCCTGCCGTCTCTGATGGAGACAGATGAAGCAGGAGAATTGGATACAAGTGGCGAAGCGTCCAACACAAAATTTGAAGGTCTTCAGCACAAATACGAGACGACTGCGCTCGTTCTCTCGACAAATGTCTGCTACATGTATTGCCGCCATTGCTTTCGAAAGCGAATGGTTGGCTCCTCGCAAGAAGAAATCAATCGGAGACTGAACGAAACGGTTCATTACATCCAAAATCACAAGGAAATCAATAATGTATTAATCACGGGAGGCGATGCATTTGCCCTCTCTAATCAACAAATCAAGCGATATTTGGCGGCCTTAACCGAGGTGGAAACCCTTGATTATATTCGCTTTGGGACTCGGACACCCGTGGTGTATCCGTCCCGAATTACCGATGATTTAGAACTATTGAGCATTCTTCGCACCTATCGGAAAAAGAAAGCAATTTGGGTTGTTACACAGTTTAACCACCCAAGGGAATTAACGGCTGAGGCCATTTCATCAATTGAGGCATTGCTCGCTTGCGGGATTCAGGTGAATAATCAAATGGTTTTACTTAAGGGCGTCAACGATGACCCGAAAATCATTGCAGACTTGATGAAGAGACTGATCCATCATGGCGTCAATCCCTACTACATTTTTCAATGTCGTCCTGTCAAAGCCGTCAAAAATCAATTTCAAGTATCTATGACTGAAACGAGTCGTCTTGTTGAAGAGGCGAAAGCACATCTGGATGGATTTTCAAAGCGATTTAAGTTGATTATGTCTCATCCAAGAGGGAAAATTGAAATCTTGGGCCAAGCAGAGGGTCGAATGCTCTATCGATTTCATCAGGCAAAGCATGAAGACGATCAGGGAAGATTTTTCTCAACAGAGATTGTTGAGGATGCTCGCTGGCTAAATGAAGACTTGAAACCGATCAAATAA
- a CDS encoding 5-formyltetrahydrofolate cyclo-ligase yields MKAELRKEMIQRRSALSKTEVDKKTQKIHHALLQQEAVKDAQVILVYLSFRDEIDTRSLIDYWLAENRRVYVPVMKPKTKILVPVRIGKDFRNLPTNSFGIQEPSLTGGEIAMLEELDLVLVPGLAFDRAGNRLGYGGGYYDRLLPQLQDDAAIIALGYDFQRIEQVPVGPFDYPIGTLITECWEEEV; encoded by the coding sequence ATGAAAGCAGAATTACGAAAAGAAATGATTCAGCGACGTTCAGCGCTTTCGAAAACTGAAGTGGATAAGAAAACGCAAAAGATCCATCATGCATTGCTGCAGCAAGAAGCTGTAAAGGATGCCCAAGTGATTCTGGTGTATTTGAGTTTTAGAGATGAGATTGATACCCGCAGTCTAATCGATTATTGGCTTGCAGAGAATCGGCGAGTTTATGTACCTGTCATGAAACCGAAAACAAAAATTCTTGTTCCGGTTCGTATTGGCAAAGACTTTCGAAATTTACCGACAAACAGCTTCGGAATTCAAGAACCATCCTTGACTGGGGGAGAGATTGCAATGCTTGAAGAACTCGATCTTGTACTTGTACCGGGTCTCGCTTTTGACCGAGCGGGCAATCGATTAGGCTATGGAGGCGGATATTATGATCGTCTGTTGCCTCAACTTCAAGACGATGCGGCAATAATTGCCCTTGGCTATGATTTTCAAAGAATTGAACAGGTACCAGTTGGCCCCTTTGATTATCCGATTGGGACCTTAATTACAGAATGTTGGGAGGAAGAGGTATGA
- a CDS encoding GNAT family protein, with translation MKTLEGKLVRLRAIRNEDIDDMLEMFSDFDTVRQFVFPGPPFPPTKKDEQTFIDGNSMMRETYNFAIETLDGVYIGGCGIPKIGWVSRVAMVGIWIGREEFQGKGYGTDAMRILCQFLFQQINIRKIALTVYGFNERAIHSYEKIGFQTEGRLRDAIYRNGAYHDVVWMGMFEEEFIGFVGEES, from the coding sequence ATGAAAACTTTAGAGGGAAAATTGGTGCGTTTGAGAGCGATTCGAAACGAAGATATCGATGACATGCTTGAGATGTTTTCCGATTTTGACACTGTTCGACAATTTGTATTTCCAGGACCGCCATTTCCACCTACAAAAAAAGATGAACAAACTTTTATTGACGGCAATTCCATGATGAGAGAAACTTATAATTTTGCCATAGAAACCCTGGACGGGGTTTATATCGGCGGCTGTGGGATTCCCAAGATCGGTTGGGTCAGCCGTGTTGCCATGGTTGGAATTTGGATTGGCAGGGAAGAGTTTCAAGGGAAGGGTTACGGGACCGATGCCATGCGTATTTTGTGCCAGTTTTTATTTCAACAGATTAATATTCGAAAAATTGCTTTAACGGTCTACGGATTCAATGAGAGAGCTATTCACTCATACGAGAAGATTGGATTTCAAACTGAGGGGCGTCTTAGGGATGCCATCTATCGCAATGGCGCCTATCATGATGTCGTGTGGATGGGTATGTTCGAAGAAGAATTCATTGGGTTTGTGGGTGAAGAATCATGA
- the cls gene encoding cardiolipin synthase: MTLLAPLSPLFLTSSYAFYAVINFIFVVIVIFAERKNPTSALAWIMVSMLLPGVGFIFYFFFGRNLSRRKIFNLPDNEQQALQAFYQGQAEAIRMGEWTIEEENAKDYADQILLHLNNSNSLYFEQNEVKLFTDGVEKFQALFSDLRAATDHIHLDYYILNNDQLGNELIGILEEKAKEGVAVRLLFDELGGRTLRKSKFKVLMENGGQYARFFSSPFRLINPRINYRNHRKIAVIDGRIGYIGGFNIGDEYIGKSKRFGYWRDSALRIQGESVYELQTRFMLDWRAASKEDLLPDGTTFPYLSSEKVCGIQIVSSGPDEEWEQVKSGYIKMIQSAKESVYIHTPYFIPDEAVLEALRIAAFSGVDVRLMIPNKPDHPFVYWASTAWASELLKAGGRVYTYEKGFLHSKTMVVDSRISSCGTANFDYRSFKLNFEVVAFLYNREIAQEMKDAFVMDLKDCLEMTKEVYENRSLTIRFKEQVSRLLSPLL, encoded by the coding sequence ATGACTTTATTGGCACCATTATCACCTTTGTTTCTTACCAGTTCCTATGCGTTTTATGCCGTTATTAACTTTATCTTTGTTGTGATTGTGATTTTTGCGGAACGGAAAAATCCGACATCCGCTTTGGCTTGGATTATGGTCAGCATGCTTTTACCTGGTGTAGGATTTATTTTTTATTTCTTTTTTGGACGGAATTTATCTCGTCGCAAGATCTTTAATTTGCCGGATAATGAACAACAAGCCCTGCAAGCCTTTTATCAAGGACAGGCAGAAGCCATCAGAATGGGAGAATGGACCATCGAAGAAGAGAATGCAAAAGACTATGCAGATCAGATTCTCTTGCATTTGAACAATAGTAACTCCCTATATTTTGAGCAGAATGAGGTTAAGTTATTCACCGATGGAGTGGAAAAATTTCAAGCGCTCTTCTCGGATTTGAGGGCTGCAACCGACCATATTCATTTGGACTATTATATTTTGAACAACGATCAATTGGGAAACGAATTGATTGGAATTTTAGAGGAAAAGGCCAAAGAGGGAGTAGCCGTTCGCTTACTATTTGACGAGCTGGGAGGACGAACCCTAAGAAAGAGTAAATTCAAGGTGCTGATGGAAAATGGTGGCCAGTATGCACGCTTTTTTTCCAGTCCTTTTCGTTTGATTAATCCCCGCATCAATTACCGAAATCACAGAAAAATTGCAGTCATTGATGGACGAATTGGCTATATTGGCGGATTCAATATTGGCGATGAGTATATTGGAAAAAGCAAGAGGTTTGGATATTGGCGGGATTCAGCCCTGCGTATTCAGGGAGAGAGCGTCTATGAACTGCAAACGCGATTTATGCTGGACTGGCGTGCCGCTTCCAAAGAAGACCTTTTACCGGATGGCACTACCTTTCCCTACCTTTCCTCGGAAAAGGTTTGTGGCATACAGATTGTGAGTAGTGGTCCCGATGAAGAATGGGAACAAGTAAAATCGGGCTATATCAAGATGATTCAGTCGGCAAAAGAATCGGTCTACATTCATACCCCTTACTTCATTCCCGATGAGGCTGTATTGGAAGCCCTTCGGATTGCAGCATTTTCCGGGGTGGATGTACGGTTGATGATTCCAAACAAGCCGGATCATCCCTTTGTCTATTGGGCATCAACGGCCTGGGCCAGCGAATTATTGAAAGCTGGGGGCCGTGTATACACCTATGAAAAGGGATTCTTGCATTCGAAGACCATGGTGGTGGATTCGCGAATTTCATCCTGTGGAACGGCTAATTTTGACTATCGTTCTTTCAAATTGAATTTTGAGGTGGTCGCATTTCTTTATAATCGAGAGATTGCTCAGGAGATGAAAGACGCATTTGTTATGGATTTAAAGGATTGCCTAGAGATGACGAAGGAAGTGTATGAGAACAGAAGTCTGACGATTCGATTTAAAGAGCAAGTGTCGAGATTATTGTCGCCATTGCTGTAG
- a CDS encoding 3-methyl-2-oxobutanoate dehydrogenase subunit VorB: protein MAKVLMKGNEAIGAAAIKAGCKYFFGYPITPQNEVPEYMARELPKVGGVFVQAESEVAAINMVYGAAGCGARVMTSSSSPGIALKQEGISYIAGAELPCVIVNIMRGGPGLGSIQPAQSDYYQSTRGGGNGDYYHPVYAPASIQETVDLMQEAFDVADKYRTPVMVLGDGMIGQMMEPVEFFEREPLKVEKPWATNGTKGKRKPNIINSLFIDPQVLEEHNHHLEEKFALMKKNEVRVETFNTEEAEVVCVAYGTTARIVKNAIEICKKDGIEVGLIRPITLWPFPEAAFEEVSEKTKAYLTVEMSLGQMIDDVKISVEGKRPVEFYGRCGGMIPTPKGVAEKIKSILGRA from the coding sequence ATGGCAAAAGTTTTAATGAAGGGAAACGAAGCGATCGGAGCGGCGGCAATTAAAGCTGGCTGTAAATACTTCTTTGGATATCCCATTACCCCACAAAATGAAGTACCGGAATATATGGCGCGTGAATTGCCAAAGGTTGGTGGCGTATTCGTTCAGGCCGAGAGCGAGGTTGCGGCAATTAATATGGTTTACGGTGCTGCCGGATGCGGTGCTCGTGTTATGACATCTTCCTCTTCTCCGGGAATTGCATTAAAACAAGAAGGCATTTCTTACATTGCAGGAGCAGAATTACCTTGTGTAATCGTAAATATTATGCGTGGAGGACCGGGTCTTGGGAGCATTCAACCAGCGCAATCGGATTACTATCAATCCACTCGTGGCGGCGGAAATGGAGACTATTACCATCCAGTCTATGCACCAGCCAGCATTCAGGAAACTGTAGATTTGATGCAGGAAGCCTTTGATGTGGCAGATAAATATCGAACACCAGTTATGGTTCTTGGAGATGGAATGATCGGTCAAATGATGGAACCTGTTGAATTTTTTGAACGTGAGCCATTAAAGGTTGAAAAACCATGGGCAACTAATGGAACCAAGGGAAAGAGAAAGCCAAATATTATTAATTCTTTATTTATTGATCCCCAAGTATTGGAAGAGCATAACCATCATCTTGAAGAAAAATTTGCTTTGATGAAGAAGAACGAGGTTCGTGTTGAAACCTTTAATACGGAAGAAGCTGAAGTGGTTTGCGTTGCCTACGGCACAACCGCTAGAATTGTGAAAAATGCGATTGAAATTTGTAAAAAGGACGGCATTGAAGTTGGCTTGATTCGTCCGATTACCCTGTGGCCATTCCCAGAAGCGGCTTTTGAAGAGGTTTCTGAAAAAACCAAGGCCTATTTAACAGTGGAAATGAGTTTGGGTCAGATGATCGATGATGTAAAAATTTCAGTTGAGGGGAAACGTCCGGTTGAATTCTACGGAAGATGCGGCGGCATGATCCCTACACCAAAAGGCGTTGCTGAAAAAATTAAATCAATTTTGGGGAGGGCGTAA
- a CDS encoding 4Fe-4S binding protein, translating into MGKAKGKVVFDTDACKGCGLCISVCPVKILALDTTKINSKGYHPAMAVEPEKCIGCANCATICPDTAITVYRTVGK; encoded by the coding sequence ATGGGTAAAGCAAAAGGAAAAGTTGTTTTTGATACGGATGCATGCAAGGGATGTGGACTTTGTATTTCGGTATGCCCGGTCAAGATCCTAGCTCTTGATACGACGAAGATCAACAGCAAGGGATATCATCCCGCGATGGCTGTTGAACCGGAGAAATGTATCGGCTGTGCAAATTGCGCGACCATTTGTCCGGATACGGCAATTACAGTTTACCGAACGGTAGGAAAATAG
- a CDS encoding DNA polymerase IV: protein MERLIFHVDMDAFFASVEQLDHPEYRGLPVVIGGVSERGVVATCSYEARKFGVHSAMSSVMARKLCPDCIFLRGNMHRYSECSKAVFEILRTFTEKVEPVSIDEAYLDFTGTRADPISLAWQIKDRIKEETGLTISVGISSNKFLAKLASDWLKPDGLKWITQEEAQSLLAPLPVSRIHGIGKKTVEKLNRIGLRTVADLRRLKRKEMDLFFGKNGSLFYDRIRGIDVRELSYEHQRKSIGHERTFETSVKTKHEVLSYLKYFSYRLEQDLKRKGLSAKTVTVKIKYDDFQVTTKRMTFEHPVRREEQFYEACIYLVEKISFRDSIRLIGLSAENLSSFIGEQLTLL, encoded by the coding sequence ATGGAGCGATTAATATTTCATGTAGATATGGATGCGTTTTTCGCATCTGTTGAACAATTAGATCACCCCGAATATAGGGGGTTGCCCGTTGTTATTGGTGGGGTAAGCGAACGGGGCGTTGTTGCAACATGTTCCTATGAAGCCCGTAAATTTGGTGTGCATTCCGCTATGTCTTCTGTAATGGCACGGAAACTATGTCCAGACTGTATCTTTTTGCGGGGGAATATGCATCGCTATAGTGAGTGCTCAAAAGCGGTGTTTGAAATCCTTAGAACCTTTACAGAAAAGGTTGAACCAGTCTCCATTGATGAAGCCTATTTGGACTTTACCGGAACAAGGGCTGATCCAATCAGTCTTGCTTGGCAAATCAAGGATCGCATTAAAGAGGAAACGGGACTGACAATTTCTGTTGGAATCAGTAGCAACAAATTTCTCGCCAAGTTGGCTTCAGATTGGCTCAAGCCCGATGGATTAAAGTGGATCACCCAGGAAGAAGCTCAAAGTCTGCTGGCGCCGCTGCCGGTATCCCGCATTCACGGTATCGGAAAAAAGACGGTTGAGAAGTTAAATCGAATTGGCCTTCGAACGGTTGCTGACTTAAGAAGGCTTAAAAGAAAAGAAATGGATTTATTTTTTGGGAAAAATGGATCCTTGTTTTATGACCGCATTCGAGGCATTGATGTTCGCGAGTTAAGTTATGAGCATCAACGAAAGTCTATTGGTCATGAACGGACCTTTGAGACTTCTGTGAAAACAAAACATGAAGTCTTGTCTTATTTAAAATACTTTTCATATCGACTGGAGCAGGATCTGAAGCGCAAGGGGTTATCTGCGAAAACGGTGACAGTCAAGATTAAATACGATGACTTTCAGGTGACGACAAAGCGTATGACCTTTGAGCACCCGGTACGGAGGGAAGAACAATTCTATGAGGCATGTATATATTTAGTAGAAAAAATTTCTTTTCGTGATTCGATTCGACTGATTGGACTAAGTGCGGAAAATCTATCGTCTTTTATAGGCGAACAATTGACTCTTTTGTAA